The following coding sequences are from one Electrophorus electricus isolate fEleEle1 chromosome 22, fEleEle1.pri, whole genome shotgun sequence window:
- the ccnt1 gene encoding cyclin-T1 isoform X7 → MAASFSSRSASNNKWYFTREQIENSPSRRAGLDPDKELSYRQQAANLLQDMGQRLNVSQLTINTAIVYMHRFYMIQSFTRFHRNVIAPATLFLAAKVEEQPRKLEHVIKVTHACLNPQEPSPDTRSDTYLQQAQDLVILESIILQTLAFEITIDHPHTHVVKCTQLVRASKDLAQTSYFMATNSLHLTTFCLQYSPPVVACVCIHLACKWSNWEIPVSTDSKHWWEYVDPTVTLELLDELTHEFLQILEKTPNRLKRIRNWKASNQTTKKPKVQEEGDKTEAMMNMISMASSGSSLAGLMSLSAPPCGSSSSSSSVGTAGPSDAKERGSAGGSQPWQGGSKEQQPNHEPPAPTRVSLSLSEYRAKHADELAAQKKKLENMEACVKREYATAAQALMGQQRKEKQQQQQQQQQHHHHHQHHQQQQQSTGPHHSGPSEPGNPSPILLKIPLEERQQDRSSLKVRLHPGSGQPGGGGNQGGGSGRGTEQDIKVRIRVPERRGASGEEGKSREKHRERSNHYYHHHHHHHHSSSSSTSSSSSSSAHKHSSSASASASSKKVSGDSMRIGSSSSSRKRTHPSEPSASSHPSKVGKSSRNSYQLPIPSVHGLAHAADMPPPLGLSHHPSSYSHPRVDKADTNGHGTAAGGQSNEYQDTFDMLNSLLSAQGVQPAQPQMFDYHSQYGEYRYSAGSRGGNAQPPPLPSEPPPQMPPLPK, encoded by the exons ATGGCGGCTTCGTTTTCTTCTCGCTCGGCAAGTAACAACAAATGGTACTTCACCCGCGAACAGATCGAAAACAGTCCGTCTCGTCGAGCGGGACTCGATCCCGACAAAGAGCTGTCGTACAGGCAGCAGGCTGCTAATCTTCTGCAGGACATGGGACAGCGGCTCAACGT ATCGCAGCTTACTATTAACACTGCCATTGTGTACATGCATCGTTTCTACATGATCCAGTCTTTTACACGCTTCCACCGTAAT GTGATTGCCCCTGCCACACTCTTCTTAGCAGCAAAGGTTGAGGAGCAGCCTCGCAAGTTGGAGCATGTGATTAAGGTGACCCATGCATGTCTCAATCCTCAAGAGCCTTCTCCAGACACTAGGAGTGAT ACTTACCTGCAACAAGCCCAAGACCTGGTCATTCTTGAGAGCATTATACTCCAGACCCTTG CCTTTGAAATCACCATCGATCATCCTCACACTCATGTGGTCAAATGCACCCAGCTTGTGCGAG CGAGTAAGGACTTGGCACAGACGTCATACTTTATGGCAACCAACAG TCTGCACCTGACCACATTTTGCCTGCAGTACAGCCCGCCTGTggttgcctgtgtgtgcattcatctGGCCTGTAAATGGTCCAACTGGGAAATCCCTGTGTCCACAGACAGCAAGCACTGGTGGGAGTATGTCGACCCCACAGTCACTCTCGAGCTGCTGGATG AGCTCACTCATGAGTTTCTACAGATTTTGGAAAAGACACCTAACCGCTTAAAACGAATTAGAAACTGGAAA GCATCAAATCAGACAACAAAAAAGCCAAAGGTCCAAGAAGAGGGCGACAAGACGGAGGCCATGATGAACATGATCTCTATGGCTTCTTCTGGGAGCTCTCTGGCTGGCCTCATGAGCCTCTCCGCCCCTCCCTGCGGCtcgtcgtcctcctcctcctccgttGGCACGGCTGGCCCCTCTGACGCGAAGGAGCGGGGCTCAGCAGGTGGCTCCCAACCCTGGCAGGGGGGCAGCAAGGAGCAGCAGCCCAACCACGAGCCGCCCGCCCCCACCAGGGTGTCACTGAGCTTGAGCGAGTACCGCGCCAAGCATGCCGACGAGCTGGCTGCCCAGAAGAAGAAGCTGGAGAACATGGAGGCCTGTGTGAAGCGGGAGTATGCCACGGCTGCCCAGGCCCTCATGGGCCAGCAGCggaaggagaagcagcagcagcagcagcagcagcagcaacaccaccaccaccaccagcaccaccagcagcagcagcaatcTACCGGCCCGCACCACTCAGGCCCCTCGGAGCCGGGCAACCCGTCGCCCATCCTCCTGAAGATCCCGCTGGAGGAGCGGCAGCAGGACCGCAGCTCCCTAAAGGTGCGCCTCCACCCTGGGAGTGGCCAACCGGGTGGAGGGGGGAACCAAGGTGGCGGCAGTGGGAGAGGGACCGAGCAAGACATCAAAGTGCGCATCCGAGTGCCAGAGAGGCGAGGGGCTTCGGGAGAAGAGGGAAAGAGCAGGGAGAAGCACAGAGAACGCTCCAACCACTactaccaccatcaccaccaccaccaccattctTCCTCCAGtagcacctcctcctcctcctcctcctcagcacacaaacactctagCTCTGCGAGTGCCTCTGCGAGTAGCAAAAAGGTCTCAGGAGACTCTATGAGAATTGGCTCATCTTCCTCGTCCAGAAAGCGAACTCACCCTTCGGAGCCTTCGGCGAGCTCCCACCCATCCAAAGTCGGCAAATCCTCCAGAAACTCCTACCAGCTGCCCATTCCGTCTGTGCATGGGCTGGCCCACGCCGCCGACATGCCGCCCCCGCTGGGCCTCTCGCACCACCCGAGCAGCTACTCGCACCCCCGAGTCGACAAGGCCGACACCAACGGCCACGGCACGGCTGCCGGTGGCCAGTCCAACGAGTACCAGGACACGTTTGACATGCTGAACTCGCTGCTCAGTGCCCAGGGTGTGCAGCCTGCCCAGCCTCAGATGTTTGACTACCACTCCCAGTATGGAGAGTACAGATACAGCGCAGGCTCACGAGGAGGCAACGCCcagcctccacccctcccctctgaaCCACCCCCACAGATGCCACCACTGCCCAAATGA
- the ccnt1 gene encoding cyclin-T1 isoform X5 yields MAASFSSRSASNNKWYFTREQIENSPSRRAGLDPDKELSYRQQAANLLQDMGQRLNVSQLTINTAIVYMHRFYMIQSFTRFHRNVIAPATLFLAAKVEEQPRKLEHVIKVTHACLNPQEPSPDTRSDTYLQQAQDLVILESIILQTLAFEITIDHPHTHVVKCTQLVRASKDLAQTSYFMATNSLHLTTFCLQYSPPVVACVCIHLACKWSNWEIPVSTDSKHWWEYVDPTVTLELLDELTHEFLQILEKTPNRLKRIRNWKNQLGHFIFSIQASNQTTKKPKVQEEGDKTEAMMNMISMASSGSSLAGLMSLSAPPCGSSSSSSSVGTAGPSDAKERGSAGGSQPWQGGSKEQQPNHEPPAPTRVSLSLSEYRAKHADELAAQKKKLENMEACVKREYATAAQALMGQQRKEKQQQQQQQQQHHHHHQHHQQQQQSTGPHHSGPSEPGNPSPILLKIPLEERQQDRSSLKVRLHPGSGQPGGGGNQGGGSGRGTEQDIKVRIRVPERRGASGEEGKSREKHRERSNHYYHHHHHHHHSSSSSTSSSSSSSAHKHSSSASASASSKKVSGDSMRIGSSSSSRKRTHPSEPSASSHPSKVGKSSRNSYQLPIPSVHGLAHAADMPPPLGLSHHPSSYSHPRVDKADTNGHGTAAGGQSNEYQDTFDMLNSLLSAQGVQPAQPQMFDYHSQYGEYRYSAGSRGGNAQPPPLPSEPPPQMPPLPK; encoded by the exons ATGGCGGCTTCGTTTTCTTCTCGCTCGGCAAGTAACAACAAATGGTACTTCACCCGCGAACAGATCGAAAACAGTCCGTCTCGTCGAGCGGGACTCGATCCCGACAAAGAGCTGTCGTACAGGCAGCAGGCTGCTAATCTTCTGCAGGACATGGGACAGCGGCTCAACGT ATCGCAGCTTACTATTAACACTGCCATTGTGTACATGCATCGTTTCTACATGATCCAGTCTTTTACACGCTTCCACCGTAAT GTGATTGCCCCTGCCACACTCTTCTTAGCAGCAAAGGTTGAGGAGCAGCCTCGCAAGTTGGAGCATGTGATTAAGGTGACCCATGCATGTCTCAATCCTCAAGAGCCTTCTCCAGACACTAGGAGTGAT ACTTACCTGCAACAAGCCCAAGACCTGGTCATTCTTGAGAGCATTATACTCCAGACCCTTG CCTTTGAAATCACCATCGATCATCCTCACACTCATGTGGTCAAATGCACCCAGCTTGTGCGAG CGAGTAAGGACTTGGCACAGACGTCATACTTTATGGCAACCAACAG TCTGCACCTGACCACATTTTGCCTGCAGTACAGCCCGCCTGTggttgcctgtgtgtgcattcatctGGCCTGTAAATGGTCCAACTGGGAAATCCCTGTGTCCACAGACAGCAAGCACTGGTGGGAGTATGTCGACCCCACAGTCACTCTCGAGCTGCTGGATG AGCTCACTCATGAGTTTCTACAGATTTTGGAAAAGACACCTAACCGCTTAAAACGAATTAGAAACTGGAAA AACCAGTTAGgccatttcattttctccattcagGCATCAAATCAGACAACAAAAAAGCCAAAGGTCCAAGAAGAGGGCGACAAGACGGAGGCCATGATGAACATGATCTCTATGGCTTCTTCTGGGAGCTCTCTGGCTGGCCTCATGAGCCTCTCCGCCCCTCCCTGCGGCtcgtcgtcctcctcctcctccgttGGCACGGCTGGCCCCTCTGACGCGAAGGAGCGGGGCTCAGCAGGTGGCTCCCAACCCTGGCAGGGGGGCAGCAAGGAGCAGCAGCCCAACCACGAGCCGCCCGCCCCCACCAGGGTGTCACTGAGCTTGAGCGAGTACCGCGCCAAGCATGCCGACGAGCTGGCTGCCCAGAAGAAGAAGCTGGAGAACATGGAGGCCTGTGTGAAGCGGGAGTATGCCACGGCTGCCCAGGCCCTCATGGGCCAGCAGCggaaggagaagcagcagcagcagcagcagcagcagcaacaccaccaccaccaccagcaccaccagcagcagcagcaatcTACCGGCCCGCACCACTCAGGCCCCTCGGAGCCGGGCAACCCGTCGCCCATCCTCCTGAAGATCCCGCTGGAGGAGCGGCAGCAGGACCGCAGCTCCCTAAAGGTGCGCCTCCACCCTGGGAGTGGCCAACCGGGTGGAGGGGGGAACCAAGGTGGCGGCAGTGGGAGAGGGACCGAGCAAGACATCAAAGTGCGCATCCGAGTGCCAGAGAGGCGAGGGGCTTCGGGAGAAGAGGGAAAGAGCAGGGAGAAGCACAGAGAACGCTCCAACCACTactaccaccatcaccaccaccaccaccattctTCCTCCAGtagcacctcctcctcctcctcctcctcagcacacaaacactctagCTCTGCGAGTGCCTCTGCGAGTAGCAAAAAGGTCTCAGGAGACTCTATGAGAATTGGCTCATCTTCCTCGTCCAGAAAGCGAACTCACCCTTCGGAGCCTTCGGCGAGCTCCCACCCATCCAAAGTCGGCAAATCCTCCAGAAACTCCTACCAGCTGCCCATTCCGTCTGTGCATGGGCTGGCCCACGCCGCCGACATGCCGCCCCCGCTGGGCCTCTCGCACCACCCGAGCAGCTACTCGCACCCCCGAGTCGACAAGGCCGACACCAACGGCCACGGCACGGCTGCCGGTGGCCAGTCCAACGAGTACCAGGACACGTTTGACATGCTGAACTCGCTGCTCAGTGCCCAGGGTGTGCAGCCTGCCCAGCCTCAGATGTTTGACTACCACTCCCAGTATGGAGAGTACAGATACAGCGCAGGCTCACGAGGAGGCAACGCCcagcctccacccctcccctctgaaCCACCCCCACAGATGCCACCACTGCCCAAATGA
- the ccnt1 gene encoding cyclin-T1 isoform X2, which translates to MAASFSSRSASNNKWYFTREQIENSPSRRAGLDPDKELSYRQQAANLLQDMGQRLNVSQLTINTAIVYMHRFYMIQSFTRFHRNVIAPATLFLAAKVEEQPRKLEHVIKVTHACLNPQEPSPDTRSDTYLQQAQDLVILESIILQTLAFEITIDHPHTHVVKCTQLVRASKDLAQTSYFMATNSLHLTTFCLQYSPPVVACVCIHLACKWSNWEIPVSTDSKHWWEYVDPTVTLELLDVLLSSKHVGNCFTELTHEFLQILEKTPNRLKRIRNWKNQLGHFIFSIQASNQTTKKPKVQEEGDKTEAMMNMISMASSGSSLAGLMSLSAPPCGSSSSSSSVGTAGPSDAKERGSAGGSQPWQGGSKEQQPNHEPPAPTRVSLSLSEYRAKHADELAAQKKKLENMEACVKREYATAAQALMGQQRKEKQQQQQQQQQHHHHHQHHQQQQQSTGPHHSGPSEPGNPSPILLKIPLEERQQDRSSLKVRLHPGSGQPGGGGNQGGGSGRGTEQDIKVRIRVPERRGASGEEGKSREKHRERSNHYYHHHHHHHHSSSSSTSSSSSSSAHKHSSSASASASSKKVSGDSMRIGSSSSSRKRTHPSEPSASSHPSKVGKSSRNSYQLPIPSVHGLAHAADMPPPLGLSHHPSSYSHPRVDKADTNGHGTAAGGQSNEYQDTFDMLNSLLSAQGVQPAQPQMFDYHSQYGEYRYSAGSRGGNAQPPPLPSEPPPQMPPLPK; encoded by the exons ATGGCGGCTTCGTTTTCTTCTCGCTCGGCAAGTAACAACAAATGGTACTTCACCCGCGAACAGATCGAAAACAGTCCGTCTCGTCGAGCGGGACTCGATCCCGACAAAGAGCTGTCGTACAGGCAGCAGGCTGCTAATCTTCTGCAGGACATGGGACAGCGGCTCAACGT ATCGCAGCTTACTATTAACACTGCCATTGTGTACATGCATCGTTTCTACATGATCCAGTCTTTTACACGCTTCCACCGTAAT GTGATTGCCCCTGCCACACTCTTCTTAGCAGCAAAGGTTGAGGAGCAGCCTCGCAAGTTGGAGCATGTGATTAAGGTGACCCATGCATGTCTCAATCCTCAAGAGCCTTCTCCAGACACTAGGAGTGAT ACTTACCTGCAACAAGCCCAAGACCTGGTCATTCTTGAGAGCATTATACTCCAGACCCTTG CCTTTGAAATCACCATCGATCATCCTCACACTCATGTGGTCAAATGCACCCAGCTTGTGCGAG CGAGTAAGGACTTGGCACAGACGTCATACTTTATGGCAACCAACAG TCTGCACCTGACCACATTTTGCCTGCAGTACAGCCCGCCTGTggttgcctgtgtgtgcattcatctGGCCTGTAAATGGTCCAACTGGGAAATCCCTGTGTCCACAGACAGCAAGCACTGGTGGGAGTATGTCGACCCCACAGTCACTCTCGAGCTGCTGGATG TTCTTTTGAGCTCAAAGCATGTTGGAAATTGTTTTACAGAGCTCACTCATGAGTTTCTACAGATTTTGGAAAAGACACCTAACCGCTTAAAACGAATTAGAAACTGGAAA AACCAGTTAGgccatttcattttctccattcagGCATCAAATCAGACAACAAAAAAGCCAAAGGTCCAAGAAGAGGGCGACAAGACGGAGGCCATGATGAACATGATCTCTATGGCTTCTTCTGGGAGCTCTCTGGCTGGCCTCATGAGCCTCTCCGCCCCTCCCTGCGGCtcgtcgtcctcctcctcctccgttGGCACGGCTGGCCCCTCTGACGCGAAGGAGCGGGGCTCAGCAGGTGGCTCCCAACCCTGGCAGGGGGGCAGCAAGGAGCAGCAGCCCAACCACGAGCCGCCCGCCCCCACCAGGGTGTCACTGAGCTTGAGCGAGTACCGCGCCAAGCATGCCGACGAGCTGGCTGCCCAGAAGAAGAAGCTGGAGAACATGGAGGCCTGTGTGAAGCGGGAGTATGCCACGGCTGCCCAGGCCCTCATGGGCCAGCAGCggaaggagaagcagcagcagcagcagcagcagcagcaacaccaccaccaccaccagcaccaccagcagcagcagcaatcTACCGGCCCGCACCACTCAGGCCCCTCGGAGCCGGGCAACCCGTCGCCCATCCTCCTGAAGATCCCGCTGGAGGAGCGGCAGCAGGACCGCAGCTCCCTAAAGGTGCGCCTCCACCCTGGGAGTGGCCAACCGGGTGGAGGGGGGAACCAAGGTGGCGGCAGTGGGAGAGGGACCGAGCAAGACATCAAAGTGCGCATCCGAGTGCCAGAGAGGCGAGGGGCTTCGGGAGAAGAGGGAAAGAGCAGGGAGAAGCACAGAGAACGCTCCAACCACTactaccaccatcaccaccaccaccaccattctTCCTCCAGtagcacctcctcctcctcctcctcctcagcacacaaacactctagCTCTGCGAGTGCCTCTGCGAGTAGCAAAAAGGTCTCAGGAGACTCTATGAGAATTGGCTCATCTTCCTCGTCCAGAAAGCGAACTCACCCTTCGGAGCCTTCGGCGAGCTCCCACCCATCCAAAGTCGGCAAATCCTCCAGAAACTCCTACCAGCTGCCCATTCCGTCTGTGCATGGGCTGGCCCACGCCGCCGACATGCCGCCCCCGCTGGGCCTCTCGCACCACCCGAGCAGCTACTCGCACCCCCGAGTCGACAAGGCCGACACCAACGGCCACGGCACGGCTGCCGGTGGCCAGTCCAACGAGTACCAGGACACGTTTGACATGCTGAACTCGCTGCTCAGTGCCCAGGGTGTGCAGCCTGCCCAGCCTCAGATGTTTGACTACCACTCCCAGTATGGAGAGTACAGATACAGCGCAGGCTCACGAGGAGGCAACGCCcagcctccacccctcccctctgaaCCACCCCCACAGATGCCACCACTGCCCAAATGA
- the ccnt1 gene encoding cyclin-T1 isoform X6 — protein sequence MAASFSSRSASNNKWYFTREQIENSPSRRAGLDPDKELSYRQQAANLLQDMGQRLNVSQLTINTAIVYMHRFYMIQSFTRFHRNVIAPATLFLAAKVEEQPRKLEHVIKVTHACLNPQEPSPDTRSDTYLQQAQDLVILESIILQTLAFEITIDHPHTHVVKCTQLVRVVPASKDLAQTSYFMATNSLHLTTFCLQYSPPVVACVCIHLACKWSNWEIPVSTDSKHWWEYVDPTVTLELLDELTHEFLQILEKTPNRLKRIRNWKASNQTTKKPKVQEEGDKTEAMMNMISMASSGSSLAGLMSLSAPPCGSSSSSSSVGTAGPSDAKERGSAGGSQPWQGGSKEQQPNHEPPAPTRVSLSLSEYRAKHADELAAQKKKLENMEACVKREYATAAQALMGQQRKEKQQQQQQQQQHHHHHQHHQQQQQSTGPHHSGPSEPGNPSPILLKIPLEERQQDRSSLKVRLHPGSGQPGGGGNQGGGSGRGTEQDIKVRIRVPERRGASGEEGKSREKHRERSNHYYHHHHHHHHSSSSSTSSSSSSSAHKHSSSASASASSKKVSGDSMRIGSSSSSRKRTHPSEPSASSHPSKVGKSSRNSYQLPIPSVHGLAHAADMPPPLGLSHHPSSYSHPRVDKADTNGHGTAAGGQSNEYQDTFDMLNSLLSAQGVQPAQPQMFDYHSQYGEYRYSAGSRGGNAQPPPLPSEPPPQMPPLPK from the exons ATGGCGGCTTCGTTTTCTTCTCGCTCGGCAAGTAACAACAAATGGTACTTCACCCGCGAACAGATCGAAAACAGTCCGTCTCGTCGAGCGGGACTCGATCCCGACAAAGAGCTGTCGTACAGGCAGCAGGCTGCTAATCTTCTGCAGGACATGGGACAGCGGCTCAACGT ATCGCAGCTTACTATTAACACTGCCATTGTGTACATGCATCGTTTCTACATGATCCAGTCTTTTACACGCTTCCACCGTAAT GTGATTGCCCCTGCCACACTCTTCTTAGCAGCAAAGGTTGAGGAGCAGCCTCGCAAGTTGGAGCATGTGATTAAGGTGACCCATGCATGTCTCAATCCTCAAGAGCCTTCTCCAGACACTAGGAGTGAT ACTTACCTGCAACAAGCCCAAGACCTGGTCATTCTTGAGAGCATTATACTCCAGACCCTTG CCTTTGAAATCACCATCGATCATCCTCACACTCATGTGGTCAAATGCACCCAGCTTGTGCGAG ttgttCCAGCGAGTAAGGACTTGGCACAGACGTCATACTTTATGGCAACCAACAG TCTGCACCTGACCACATTTTGCCTGCAGTACAGCCCGCCTGTggttgcctgtgtgtgcattcatctGGCCTGTAAATGGTCCAACTGGGAAATCCCTGTGTCCACAGACAGCAAGCACTGGTGGGAGTATGTCGACCCCACAGTCACTCTCGAGCTGCTGGATG AGCTCACTCATGAGTTTCTACAGATTTTGGAAAAGACACCTAACCGCTTAAAACGAATTAGAAACTGGAAA GCATCAAATCAGACAACAAAAAAGCCAAAGGTCCAAGAAGAGGGCGACAAGACGGAGGCCATGATGAACATGATCTCTATGGCTTCTTCTGGGAGCTCTCTGGCTGGCCTCATGAGCCTCTCCGCCCCTCCCTGCGGCtcgtcgtcctcctcctcctccgttGGCACGGCTGGCCCCTCTGACGCGAAGGAGCGGGGCTCAGCAGGTGGCTCCCAACCCTGGCAGGGGGGCAGCAAGGAGCAGCAGCCCAACCACGAGCCGCCCGCCCCCACCAGGGTGTCACTGAGCTTGAGCGAGTACCGCGCCAAGCATGCCGACGAGCTGGCTGCCCAGAAGAAGAAGCTGGAGAACATGGAGGCCTGTGTGAAGCGGGAGTATGCCACGGCTGCCCAGGCCCTCATGGGCCAGCAGCggaaggagaagcagcagcagcagcagcagcagcagcaacaccaccaccaccaccagcaccaccagcagcagcagcaatcTACCGGCCCGCACCACTCAGGCCCCTCGGAGCCGGGCAACCCGTCGCCCATCCTCCTGAAGATCCCGCTGGAGGAGCGGCAGCAGGACCGCAGCTCCCTAAAGGTGCGCCTCCACCCTGGGAGTGGCCAACCGGGTGGAGGGGGGAACCAAGGTGGCGGCAGTGGGAGAGGGACCGAGCAAGACATCAAAGTGCGCATCCGAGTGCCAGAGAGGCGAGGGGCTTCGGGAGAAGAGGGAAAGAGCAGGGAGAAGCACAGAGAACGCTCCAACCACTactaccaccatcaccaccaccaccaccattctTCCTCCAGtagcacctcctcctcctcctcctcctcagcacacaaacactctagCTCTGCGAGTGCCTCTGCGAGTAGCAAAAAGGTCTCAGGAGACTCTATGAGAATTGGCTCATCTTCCTCGTCCAGAAAGCGAACTCACCCTTCGGAGCCTTCGGCGAGCTCCCACCCATCCAAAGTCGGCAAATCCTCCAGAAACTCCTACCAGCTGCCCATTCCGTCTGTGCATGGGCTGGCCCACGCCGCCGACATGCCGCCCCCGCTGGGCCTCTCGCACCACCCGAGCAGCTACTCGCACCCCCGAGTCGACAAGGCCGACACCAACGGCCACGGCACGGCTGCCGGTGGCCAGTCCAACGAGTACCAGGACACGTTTGACATGCTGAACTCGCTGCTCAGTGCCCAGGGTGTGCAGCCTGCCCAGCCTCAGATGTTTGACTACCACTCCCAGTATGGAGAGTACAGATACAGCGCAGGCTCACGAGGAGGCAACGCCcagcctccacccctcccctctgaaCCACCCCCACAGATGCCACCACTGCCCAAATGA
- the ccnt1 gene encoding cyclin-T1 isoform X4, producing the protein MAASFSSRSASNNKWYFTREQIENSPSRRAGLDPDKELSYRQQAANLLQDMGQRLNVSQLTINTAIVYMHRFYMIQSFTRFHRNVIAPATLFLAAKVEEQPRKLEHVIKVTHACLNPQEPSPDTRSDTYLQQAQDLVILESIILQTLAFEITIDHPHTHVVKCTQLVRVVPASKDLAQTSYFMATNSLHLTTFCLQYSPPVVACVCIHLACKWSNWEIPVSTDSKHWWEYVDPTVTLELLDELTHEFLQILEKTPNRLKRIRNWKNQLGHFIFSIQASNQTTKKPKVQEEGDKTEAMMNMISMASSGSSLAGLMSLSAPPCGSSSSSSSVGTAGPSDAKERGSAGGSQPWQGGSKEQQPNHEPPAPTRVSLSLSEYRAKHADELAAQKKKLENMEACVKREYATAAQALMGQQRKEKQQQQQQQQQHHHHHQHHQQQQQSTGPHHSGPSEPGNPSPILLKIPLEERQQDRSSLKVRLHPGSGQPGGGGNQGGGSGRGTEQDIKVRIRVPERRGASGEEGKSREKHRERSNHYYHHHHHHHHSSSSSTSSSSSSSAHKHSSSASASASSKKVSGDSMRIGSSSSSRKRTHPSEPSASSHPSKVGKSSRNSYQLPIPSVHGLAHAADMPPPLGLSHHPSSYSHPRVDKADTNGHGTAAGGQSNEYQDTFDMLNSLLSAQGVQPAQPQMFDYHSQYGEYRYSAGSRGGNAQPPPLPSEPPPQMPPLPK; encoded by the exons ATGGCGGCTTCGTTTTCTTCTCGCTCGGCAAGTAACAACAAATGGTACTTCACCCGCGAACAGATCGAAAACAGTCCGTCTCGTCGAGCGGGACTCGATCCCGACAAAGAGCTGTCGTACAGGCAGCAGGCTGCTAATCTTCTGCAGGACATGGGACAGCGGCTCAACGT ATCGCAGCTTACTATTAACACTGCCATTGTGTACATGCATCGTTTCTACATGATCCAGTCTTTTACACGCTTCCACCGTAAT GTGATTGCCCCTGCCACACTCTTCTTAGCAGCAAAGGTTGAGGAGCAGCCTCGCAAGTTGGAGCATGTGATTAAGGTGACCCATGCATGTCTCAATCCTCAAGAGCCTTCTCCAGACACTAGGAGTGAT ACTTACCTGCAACAAGCCCAAGACCTGGTCATTCTTGAGAGCATTATACTCCAGACCCTTG CCTTTGAAATCACCATCGATCATCCTCACACTCATGTGGTCAAATGCACCCAGCTTGTGCGAG ttgttCCAGCGAGTAAGGACTTGGCACAGACGTCATACTTTATGGCAACCAACAG TCTGCACCTGACCACATTTTGCCTGCAGTACAGCCCGCCTGTggttgcctgtgtgtgcattcatctGGCCTGTAAATGGTCCAACTGGGAAATCCCTGTGTCCACAGACAGCAAGCACTGGTGGGAGTATGTCGACCCCACAGTCACTCTCGAGCTGCTGGATG AGCTCACTCATGAGTTTCTACAGATTTTGGAAAAGACACCTAACCGCTTAAAACGAATTAGAAACTGGAAA AACCAGTTAGgccatttcattttctccattcagGCATCAAATCAGACAACAAAAAAGCCAAAGGTCCAAGAAGAGGGCGACAAGACGGAGGCCATGATGAACATGATCTCTATGGCTTCTTCTGGGAGCTCTCTGGCTGGCCTCATGAGCCTCTCCGCCCCTCCCTGCGGCtcgtcgtcctcctcctcctccgttGGCACGGCTGGCCCCTCTGACGCGAAGGAGCGGGGCTCAGCAGGTGGCTCCCAACCCTGGCAGGGGGGCAGCAAGGAGCAGCAGCCCAACCACGAGCCGCCCGCCCCCACCAGGGTGTCACTGAGCTTGAGCGAGTACCGCGCCAAGCATGCCGACGAGCTGGCTGCCCAGAAGAAGAAGCTGGAGAACATGGAGGCCTGTGTGAAGCGGGAGTATGCCACGGCTGCCCAGGCCCTCATGGGCCAGCAGCggaaggagaagcagcagcagcagcagcagcagcagcaacaccaccaccaccaccagcaccaccagcagcagcagcaatcTACCGGCCCGCACCACTCAGGCCCCTCGGAGCCGGGCAACCCGTCGCCCATCCTCCTGAAGATCCCGCTGGAGGAGCGGCAGCAGGACCGCAGCTCCCTAAAGGTGCGCCTCCACCCTGGGAGTGGCCAACCGGGTGGAGGGGGGAACCAAGGTGGCGGCAGTGGGAGAGGGACCGAGCAAGACATCAAAGTGCGCATCCGAGTGCCAGAGAGGCGAGGGGCTTCGGGAGAAGAGGGAAAGAGCAGGGAGAAGCACAGAGAACGCTCCAACCACTactaccaccatcaccaccaccaccaccattctTCCTCCAGtagcacctcctcctcctcctcctcctcagcacacaaacactctagCTCTGCGAGTGCCTCTGCGAGTAGCAAAAAGGTCTCAGGAGACTCTATGAGAATTGGCTCATCTTCCTCGTCCAGAAAGCGAACTCACCCTTCGGAGCCTTCGGCGAGCTCCCACCCATCCAAAGTCGGCAAATCCTCCAGAAACTCCTACCAGCTGCCCATTCCGTCTGTGCATGGGCTGGCCCACGCCGCCGACATGCCGCCCCCGCTGGGCCTCTCGCACCACCCGAGCAGCTACTCGCACCCCCGAGTCGACAAGGCCGACACCAACGGCCACGGCACGGCTGCCGGTGGCCAGTCCAACGAGTACCAGGACACGTTTGACATGCTGAACTCGCTGCTCAGTGCCCAGGGTGTGCAGCCTGCCCAGCCTCAGATGTTTGACTACCACTCCCAGTATGGAGAGTACAGATACAGCGCAGGCTCACGAGGAGGCAACGCCcagcctccacccctcccctctgaaCCACCCCCACAGATGCCACCACTGCCCAAATGA